From the Ciconia boyciana chromosome 24, ASM3463844v1, whole genome shotgun sequence genome, one window contains:
- the LRRC25 gene encoding leucine-rich repeat-containing protein 25 — protein sequence MGHPAAPLMLLLLLLHPAAPSSPCFTVLPDASAELDLSNKSHQCAELDWGLFQQQSRLRLRRNGIEALSPSSRVRPGLEELDLSYNRLRELPAAFLSQAQGLRHLHLQHNQLRELPDGFFANATALQTLRLEGNPLPAVPPTAFQASLRLLAVPCRCDVVGSILASCARSRPNCTVLQCHCLRSHHDVLNATNFHAQECQGSVRLVAGLAGAASGVAVLLAVAAVVCYRRRKAATAAAGTGWGKREPTAAHGQPRYISRAAEMSTTNATAAPDYENIFVNPCTAPAAARGWTPGWQEERYSPQVPVDDDYFLESEAVSGDQPIYANTQHPGEDNVYITPNH from the exons ATGGGGCACCCTGCGGCCCCcctaatgctgctgctgctgctgctgcaccccgcagccccctcgTCCCCCTGCTTCACCGTGCTGCCGGACGCCTCCGCCGAGCTGGATTTGTCCAACAAAAGCCATCAATGCGCCGAGCTGGACTGGGgcctcttccagcagcagagccGGCTGCGGCTGAGACGTAACGGCATCGAAGCTCTGAGCCCCTCATCCCGCGTCAggccagggctggaggagctggaccTGTCGTACAACCGGCTGCGGGAGCTGCCGGCCGCCTTCCTGAGCCAAGCGCAGGGGCTGCGGCATCTCCACCTGCAGCACAACCAGCTGCGGGAGCTGCCCGACGGTTTCTTCGCCAACGCCACGGCTCTGCAGACCCTGCGGCTGGAGGGCAACCCCCTGCCCGCCGTGCCCCCCACCGCCTTCCAGGCCAGCCTGCGCCTCctggccgtgccgtgccgctGCGATGTGGTGGGCAGCATCCTGGCATCCTGCGCCCGCTCCCGGCCCAACTGCACCGTGCTCCAGTGCCACTGCCTCAGGTCCCACCACGACGTCTTAAACGCCACCAATTTCCATGCCCAGGAATGCCAGGGCAGCGTGAGGCTGGTGGCCGGCTTGGCCGGAGCTGCCAGCGGGGTGGCCGTGCTGCTGGCGGTCGCTGCCGTGGTTTGCTACCGGCGGAGGAAAGCGGCCACCGCCGCTGCTGGCACGGGGTGGGGTAAGCGGGAGCCCACCGCAGCCCACGGGCAGCCCCGCTACATCAGCCGGGCCGCGGAGATGAGCACCACCAATGCCACCGCCGCGCCGGACTATGAAAACATCTTCGTGAACCCCTGCACCGCCCCGGCTGCCGCGCGGGGCTGGACGCCAGGATGGCAGGAGGAGCGGTACAG TCCCCAGGTCCCGGTGGATGACGACTATTTCCTGGAGAGCGAGGCCGTCTCCGGGGACCAGCCCATCTACGCCAACACGCAGCACCCCGGCGAGGACAACGTCTACATCACCCCAAACCActga